One genomic window of Phoenix dactylifera cultivar Barhee BC4 chromosome 6, palm_55x_up_171113_PBpolish2nd_filt_p, whole genome shotgun sequence includes the following:
- the LOC120111107 gene encoding pentatricopeptide repeat-containing protein ATP4 homolog, chloroplastic-like yields MAFHLSSTPPSSQSHHLHSFPHNPSHPLFSFSAQILHLSSPFLSSWKHKNPIKTPLPSLSSPPPKPLLSLHTPTKVSLQDPSSQTSLESDPQSLPLDGQKRKTPSKNSIWVNPNSPRAARLRHHSSDSRYARLAVLAASLDSSDPTDAAVTAAISALADRPTEQDAVTVLNCMENSANAVLALRWFQNSIKIDKEVILYNVTLKVLRKSKNWDGVEALWKEMLERGVKPDNVTFSTIISCARFCNLPEIAVEWFEKMPEFECSPDYVTYSAMIDAYGRSGNIEKALGLYDRARQERWRLDPVTFATVIRVYSHSGNFDGALNVYEEMKALGVKPNVVIYNTLFDAMGRAGRPWQVKTIFKEMDKKGLVPNRATYAALLRSYCKARYAEDALSVYRQMKEKGMEMNVILYNMLLSMCADIGCVDEAAEIFAEMKGLPDDCKPDSWSYSALITAYSCSGRVLEAEGLLNEMLEAGYQPNIFVLTSIIQCYGKARQTDDVVRSFDKLLELGITPDDRFCGCLLNVLTQTPTEELGKVISCIERANVQLGSLVKLLVDEGSANEAVKQEAEELFENISNEVKKAYCNCLIDLCVNLSQSEKACVLLDMALRLEIYTDLQSKSPTQWSLHVKSLSLGAALTALHVWMNDLSKALENGEELPPLLGIHTGHGKHKYSEKGLASVFESHLRELNAPFHEAPDKVGWFLTTKVAAKSWLESRNLSESVAA; encoded by the coding sequence atgGCATTCCACCTCTCTTCCACCCCTCCCTCCTCTCAATCCCACCACCTCCACTCCTTCCCCCACAACCCCTCAcatcccctcttctccttctctgccCAAATCCTCCATTTGTCCTCCCCTTTCCTCTCTTCTTGGAAGCACAAAAACCCTATCAAAACCcctctcccctccctctcctcccctccacCCAAACCCCTCCTTTCGCTTCATACCCCTACTAAAGTCTCCCTCCAAGACCCCTCTTCCCAGACTTCTCTGGAGTCCGATCCCCAATCCCTGCCCCTGGACGGCCAGAAGCGCAAAACCCCCTCCAAAAACTCCATCTGGGTCAACCCCAACAGCCCCCGCGCAGCCCGCCTCCGCCACCACTCCTCCGACTCCCGCTACGCCCGCCTCGCCGTCCTCGCCGCCTCCCTCGATTCCTCCGACCCCACCGACGCCGCCGTCACCGCCGCCATCTCCGCCCTCGCCGACCGCCCCACCGAGCAGGACGCCGTCACCGTCCTCAACTGCATGGAGAACTCCGCCAACGCCGTCCTCGCGCTCAGGTGGTTCCAGAACAGCATCAAGATCGACAAAGAGGTGATTTTGTACAATGTGACGCTCAAGGTACTGAGGAAGTCTAAAAACTGGGATGGGGTGGAGGCCCTCTGGAAGGAGATGCTGGAGAGGGGAGTTAAGCCGGATAACGTGACGTTTTCGACCATTATTAGCTGCGCCAGGTTCTGTAATTTGCCGGAGATAGCTGTGGAGTGGTTCGAGAAGATGCCCGAGTTCGAATGCAGCCCGGATTATGTTACGTACTCCGCGATGATCGATGCTTATGGCCGGTCGGGCAATATCGAGAAGGCTCTTGGCCTGTATGATCGTGCCCGCCAGGAAAGGTGGCGTCTTGATCCTGTTACGTTCGCGACGGTGATCAGAGTTTACAGTCATTCGGGGAATTTTGATGGTGCACTTAATGTGTATGAGGAAATGAAGGCGCTTGGTGTGAAGCCAAATGTGGTCATATATAACACCTTGTTCGATGCCATGGGCAGGGCCGGGAGGCCGTGGCAAGTGAAGACTATCTTTAAAGAGATGGATAAGAAGGGGTTGGTGCCCAACAGGGCGACATATGCTGCTCTCCTAAGATCATATTGCAAGGCTCGTTATGCTGAGGATGCGCTTAGTGTTTATAGGCAGATGAAGGAGAAAGGGATGGAGATGAATGTGATCTTGTATAACATGCTCTTGTCGATGTGTGCTGATATTGGTTGTGTTGATGAAGCTGCTGAGATTTTTGCGGAGATGAAGGGGTTGCCTGATGACTGTAAGCCTGATAGCTGGAGCTATTCGGCTCTGATTACTGCATACTCTTGCAGTGGACGAGTTTTGGAGGCAGAAGGCTTGTTAAATGAGATGTTAGAAGCTGGATATCAGCCAAATATCTTTGTGCTTACATCAATCATCCAGTGTTATGGGAAAGCTAGGCAGACTGATGATGTTGTGAGAAGTTTTGACAAGCTATTAGAGTTGGGGATAACACCAGATGACCGGTTTTGTGGCTGTCTTTTGAATGTGCTGACTCAGACACCGACAGAAGAATTAGGGAAGGTGATTAGCTGTATTGAGAGAGCTAATGTCCAGTTGGGTTCTTTAGTGAAGCTACTAGTGGATGAAGGATCTGCCAATGAGGCAGTCAAACAAGAAGCTGAAGAGCTCTTCGAGAACATCAGTAATGAAGTGAAGAAGGCTTACTGTAATTGCTTGATAGATCTCTGTGTAAACCTCAGTCAATCAGAAAAAGCTTGTGTGCTCCTGGATATGGCACTTCGGCTTGAGATATATACAGATCTACAGTCAAAATCTCCTACACAGTGGTCTTTACATGTGAAGAGTCTTTCTCTTGGAGCAGCGTTGACTGCTTTGCATGTCTGGATGAATGATTTGTCCAAGGCCTTAGAGAATGGAGAGGAGTTGCCTCCACTCCTGGGTATTCATACAggacatgggaagcataaataTTCAGAAAAAGGGTTGGCATCTGTGTTTGAGTCACACTTGAGAGAATTGAATGCACCATTTCATGAGGCACCAGATAAGGTTGGATGGTTTCTGACCACAAAAGTTGCTGCTAAATCATGGTTGGAGTCGAGGAATTTGTCAGAGTCGGTTGCTGCTTAG
- the LOC120111108 gene encoding microtubule-associated protein 70-4-like codes for MGSLGEAGEKEMFPSPPDPVMIELNRLEDQLRDKERELGLANYEIKALKATELMKDKAVVELNNELKKVDDKLRAAEKQLEQKNLEIKRLIDEKKEALAALFAAEAALRRVHACQKDEEYLPVEAVIAPLESDIKKYKNKITKLQEDKKALERLIKSKEAALIEAKNILCIALERALIVETVQNKNIELRRQIEICQEENKLLEKTNRQKIVEVEKLTQTIHELEEYILAGGAAANAVRDYQRQVAELNEEKKTLERELARAKVSANRVATVVANEWKDGNGKVMPVKQWLEERRFLQGEMQRLRDKVAVAERTAKAEAQLKDKLNLRLKTLEEGLKQAPSLSAKQVENSKKKIGCSSNEEPEKRPTFHSRASVSASRLSVLQQPNSASEDVITNRNIKPTNSLKKKFAIGENLVRKNFWAPKSKVFDDDGKDNAERIANANGNISDSIEGNTEPSQEVKAKGCGDIELQNKGGSEDDCDVTVQRKKVVPQEVTVQGVGDIKSKNKRGSEDAYEDMVSGFLYDRLQKEVINLRKSHEEKDHMLSAKDDEINLLQKKVDAAAASREKKMRRVAVSREKEVFVKSEETKPRSKTPIISRRAVNHLEALKSSRA; via the exons ATGGGTAGCCTGGGCGAAGCTGGTGAAAAGGAGATGTTTCCGAGCCCTCCAGATCCTGTTATGATCGAACTCAATCGATTGGAGGACCAGCTTAGAG ACAAGGAGAGGGAGTTGGGACTTGCCAACTATGAAATCAAGGCTTTGAAAGCGACGGAACTTATGAAAGATAAAGCTGTAGTGGAG CTTAATAATGAATTGAAGAAAGTTGATGACAAACTCAGAGCTGCCGAGAAGCAACTAGAACAGAAG AATCTTGAGATCAAGAGGCTAATCGATGAGAAAAAAGAAGCCTTGGCTGCACTGTTTGCTGCAGAGGCAGCTTTGAGAAGAGTTCATGCATGTCAAAAGGATGAGGAATACCTTCCAGTTGAGGCTGTGATTGCCCCACTTGAGTCTGATATAAAAAAGTACAAGAATAAG ATTACGAAACTTCAAGAGGATAAAAAGGCTCTGGAACGGCTCATAAAGTCTAAAGAGGCGGCTTTGATTGAAGCAAAAAATATATTGTGTATTGCTCTTGAACGGGCACTGATAGTAGAGACTGTGCAAAACAAGAACATTGAATTGAGGAGGCAAATAGAGATATGCCAG GAAGAAAATAAGCTTTTGGAGAAAACAAATCGTCAGAAGATTGTAGAAGTGGAAAAGCTTACTCAAACTATTCATGAACTTGAAGAATATATTCTTGCAGGCGGTGCAGCTGCTAATGCTGTGCGTGACTATCAGCGGCAGGTTGCTGAATTAAAT GAAGAGAAAAAAACTCTTGAGAGAGAGCTAGCAAGAGCTAAAGTTTCAGCAAATCGGGTGGCAACTGTGGTCGCAAATGAGTGGAAGGATGGCAATGGCAAAGTCATGCCTGTCAAGCAATGGCTGGAAGAGCGAAGATTTTTGCAG GGAGAGATGCAACGGTTGCGGGATAAGGTAGCTGTAGCAGAAAGGACTGCCAAGGCAGAAGCCCAGCTTAAG GATAAACTAAATTTGAGGCTGAAGACATTGGAAGAAGGTCTAAAGCAAGCACCAAGCTTATCAGCAAAGCAAGTTGAGAACTCCAAGAAAAAAATTGGGTGCTCTTCAAATGAGGAACCAGAAAAGAGACCAACATTTCATTCAAGGGCTTCTGTTTCTGCCTCTAGACTCTCAGTTTTACAACAGCCTAATTCCGCATCAGAAGATGTTATCACCAACAGAAATATCAAGCCAACAAATAGCTTGAAAAAGAAGTTTGCTATTGGAGAAAATCTGGTTAGAAAGAATTTCTGGGCTCCAAAAAGCAAagtttttgatgatgatgggaAGGATAATGCAGAAAGAATTGCTAACGCTAATGGTAATATAAGTGATTCTATTGAAGGAAATACGGAGCCTTCACAAGAAGTTAAAGCCAAAGGTTGTGGTGACATTGAGTTGCAAAACAAGGGTGGTTCAGAAGATGACTGTGATGTTACTGTGCAAAGAAAAAAAGTGGTTCCACAAGAAGTTACAGTCCAAGGAGTTGGTGACATCAAGTCAAAAAATAAGCGTGGTTCAGAAGATGCCTATGAAGATATGGTATCAGGTTTTCTGTATGACAGACTGCAAAAGGAAGTCATCAACTTAAGAAAATCACATGAGGAGAAGGATCATATGTTGAGTGCTAAGGATGATGAAATCAAT TTGCTCCAGAAAAAAGTTGATGCAGCAGCGGCGTCTAGAGAAAAGAAGATGAGGAGAGTAGCGGTGTCTAGAGAAAAGGAAGTGTTTGTGAAGTCAGAGGAAACTAAACCAAGAAGCAAAACCCCAATCATCTCAAGAAG AGCTGTGAATCATCTGGAAGCCTTGAAAAGCTCAAGAGCTTAA
- the LOC103707641 gene encoding acrosin-like, whose translation MAIPETLYEWRYHLLTAALGVAAAVGILHILPSFLTILGFFAPLLMSTALVLWTVPIIARYSQKPPEAAAGVVGRDMLDFVAAGHEELPLLMPEELAPPPLLLDQRPPPLMPVEEIAPPQPPMKETPPPPPVKETPPLPPPVKEMPPPPSDEAAKHPESL comes from the coding sequence ATGGCCATCCCGGAAACCCTTTATGAGTGGCGGTACCACCTCCTCACCGCCGCCCTGGGCGTCGCCGCCGCCGTCGGCATACTGCATATCCTCCCCAGTTTCCTAACCATCCTTGGCTTTTTCGCTCCCCTACTGATGTCCACTGCCCTAGTCCTCTGGACCGTTCCGATCATAGCCCGCTACTCGCAGAAGCCGCCAGAAGCCGCCGCCGGCGTGGTAGGCCGCGACATGCTGGACTTCGTGGCCGCCGGCCACGAGGAGCTGCCGCTGCTGATGCCGGAGGAGCTTGCGCCGCCGCCGCTTCTGCTCGACCAAAGGCCGCCGCCACTGATGCCGGTGGAGGAGATTGCGCCGCCGCAGCCCCCGATGAAGGAGacgcctccgcctcctccggtGAAGGAGACGCCGCCACTGCCGCCTCCGGTGAAGGAGATGCCGCCTCCGCCGTCCGATGAGGCGGCGAAGCACCCGGAATCCCTGTAG